The Planktothrix serta PCC 8927 genome contains the following window.
TCCAACAGACACTCTATTACAGGATGTCGCAGTCCCAGCCACAGGAGCCTTAACCTGCATTGCTGGCCAATTATGTACTGATCCTGATCCCACAAGTCTTGATTATCAACTCTATTGTGTTGATTTTGATGGCAGTGGGACTTGTACAACAAACAGTGTTACGGACATGATTGTTCAAGGGGCAGCTTATCATCCCACAGCTACAGATCCAAAATTGGGTTACAGTTTGGGCGTAAGAATTTATAGAGCCAATTCCTTCGCTGCGGGTATCACCCTTAACACACCTATCAAATCTGATAGTCTTGTAACTAATGCTCTTGGCGATCGCACATTACCTTTAGCTCAAATGACCACAGAAGTTTCACCAGAGGGAACATCATTTAATGATCTGAAGAATCGATTGGACACACCATCAGCACCATCAGCACCCTAACAATAGCTTTAGTTATTGTTAGTT
Protein-coding sequences here:
- the hpsB gene encoding hormogonium polysaccharide secretion pseudopilin HpsB, producing the protein MIKPQSFYIVRRSSEAGYTILEGVMAIVVASVMLALVGPVIAFSVGTRVQAKRVELSAQAGKSYIDAVKSGVIEAPTPTDTLLQDVAVPATGALTCIAGQLCTDPDPTSLDYQLYCVDFDGSGTCTTNSVTDMIVQGAAYHPTATDPKLGYSLGVRIYRANSFAAGITLNTPIKSDSLVTNALGDRTLPLAQMTTEVSPEGTSFNDLKNRLDTPSAPSAP